In Centroberyx gerrardi isolate f3 chromosome 7, fCenGer3.hap1.cur.20231027, whole genome shotgun sequence, the sequence CAGCAAGCTGCTTTTGAAGATTCCATATTCAATCAAGTGACGTAAATGGTGGCAGTCTGGTTGGTGTACTAGATGGGTCTGGTTCACTGCACAGTACAATCAAATAAGTAGCAGAAAGCAAACAATcagtattttaacatcaatttaGAGTCCTTTAATGAGATTAACAGCTTATCTGACAGTTCCTGAATTGTCCTTCTCCTTGATATGGTAAACCCCACCTATCTTGTAGCCTACACCAaggatgttaaaaaaaaattatgaaaattatttgcaaatactgacCCTAATTTGAGAGTCAAACCAACCTGCAAGTGGAACTAGAGACTCCCACACTCTCTGGTCATTATTTCCTCTGTCCATCAGGATCAATCTTACAGTCTCTGCCCCTGAGTCCAAAAACACCTGAAAGGTGGGCTGGTAGTTTGGACTGTAGTCACAGTCAAACATTCCACTCTGAAAAATCAAATAGAAAGATTGTCAGATGGATCATCTTCCCAACAGATATTTTTGATACACCAGCAACTAGTAACATCAGCTAAAGCAAGCTGTGGCTATGGCAATGTGAGGTCaagaaccctaaccctaaccctaacccaaaggACTAACATCATCAAGTACAAATCATGCCCAAGATTCAAATGGTTCAATGTGATGATCATTTTACTGAGAGTGATGGAAACTGAAATGGACCGAATGATCAATCAATAGGATTTAGTATGACACTTCACAAACAGAAGTTCTACAATTTCCCAGGTagaaaaacatgcaaacagAGCCTGCACTACTTAAGACCTCCAGCATCCACCACAAAGTTTTTGCCCTCTTATGCTTACTTTTGGTTGTATCTCTGCCCTTGCAACCAAGTCACAGCCGAGGCCATATCTGCCTCTAGGGCTCAAAGTGCCGCTAGAActctgaatgaaatgaaatcccCTTTGATGACTCTTCACCTTCAAAGAGAGGATACGCAGACATTtagtaaaaataatataacCTGATTTACAATAATTCCAAGAAATTATCAAAACAGATAGCTCAGCTTAGTACATTACCTCACAAATCGGCACATTCCTTGGTAACAAAAGCACATTTAGTGTACATCTCTGGGGCCGGTTCGCAGCTTTTTGGTGGAACAGCAGTACTTGTCCCTGTACTGGGTGGCGAGAGAAACCTTTTCTGAAGAGGccgtacagagagagagttgtgaCATCAACTATCACGTGTGTGGTAGTCATACGATTTGGCTTCACTTCTTCCGGTTTGCCATCAATTACACGAGCCACCGACAACTCAGGATCATCTGAAAAATCAGAACTGAAATGATTAATTGATCAGTCGTACTTTACCAGTGTCAAGTATATAGCTGCAAAGCAACTAACGTTAACTAACCAGAGAGAATTTCACAGTGAGGGAGATGTAGCTGACGGACACAGGGGCATTGAATGCTGAACAAGGGCCCTGCTGGTGTCAAGGTGCGCAGTAAGTTGTCCCAGTCAACAGTCCTGTAAAAcacttctcctttcttttccatcTCAAACACCAATCCAGTGGAAGCACACTGAAAGAGCCCCGGCCCAGGGCAATCAAGTCTGAACAGGACAGACAGCAGaagcacaacagagacagatacATCTGGTGAGTTATTGGTGGTAATTACAGTATTTAGTTGGTAATGTGACTATTGTAACCTACTTCAAGTATGAGTTTGTGAGAAGATTTTGAGCTAAAATAGTTGCAGTACGTTACCTGTAACTTGGTTTGTGGTCATCAGTTTCATGAAGAATACGAGGATTTAATATTGTCACACTTGACACATGACTCTGTATTCAGATGAGAAGAATACAGTAACACTTTGCAATAACCAAGGATTATTATACATTTATTAACTGTCTTACAGTTACAAATAATTTATATAATATCATGAAAGGGTTATTTTTATGTTGAGTTTGGATGATCAATCAGCAGTTCAACAAGAAGAACTTTACCTGTGCATGTGTCACGGACTGAAAGTCAGATGCAGCTTCTGGTTTGAGTGGCTCAACCCTAGAGAAtaaacaacatttcaaaattcTAAATAGTTTTTAATCCTTGTAGTTCTAAATAATAgttataaaaacatttaatgaaGTTTTACCATGTCAGTGGTGTTTCTTTGTTGGGGTTGCCCATCAGTTTATCATGGCATTTCTTCCCCCTCTGATACTGCTCAGTGACGTCTGAAACAAATATGGTTAAAATTAACTGCACTATTGACTGCCGTTATGCTAACAGGCTAATTTTATTCTATTAATTTCATGAAAGAATATGCATAGTATTTTTCATAAGGTACATGAGTGGTTTAATCTTGAAAATTTCTGTACCTGGGACCGAGTTATCATCTGTCTTGAGTGACAGCTCACTTGATTTCTTCATATCTTGTTCCGGTCTCTTCGGGATGTGTTCCTAATTCAGCATTGTAATCGTTACCACTTAAAATATTGTGTCCTCAATGCAAAATTAACTGCACCGTACCAGAAATAACAGTTCAGATATGTGAAGGGCAAAACAGTTCATAACTAAGaatgtttaattttgttttcctcttgtgAGAATTCCagattaataacaataattgtACATATTTGTGATAATGCCTGAACAAATTTAATGAAGGAGCAAAATCGGCTCTCAAAATTGTGCATCTTACACTTAAATCCAGGAAAATAGCTTCATGTGAATGGTGACCAAATAAGATTCACCAATAGCACAGTAACAGAATACAGTAACATTTTGCAATAACCAAGCATTATTATACATTTATTAACTGTCTTACAGTTACAAATAATTTATATAATATCATGAAAGGGTTATTTTTATGTTGAGTTTGGATGATCAATCAGCAGTTCAACAAGAAGAACTTTACCTGTGCATGTGTCACGGACTGAAAGTCAGATGCAGCTTCTGGTTTGAGTGGCTCAACACTAGAGAAtaaacaacatttcaaaattcTAAATAGTTTTTAATCCTTGTAGTTCTAAATAATAGTTATAAAAACATTCAATGAAGTTTTACCATGCCATtggtggtttttttttgtggctgcCCATCAGTTTATCATGGCATTTCTTCCCCCTCCGATACTGCTCAGTGACGTCTGAAACAAATATGGTTAAAATTGACTGCACTTTGACTGCCGTTATGCTAACAGGCTAATTTTGTTCTATTAATTTCATGAAAGAATATGCATAGTATTTATAATAAGATACATGATTGGTTTAATCTTGAAAATTTCTGTTTACCTGGGACCGAGTTATCATCCGTCTTCATCCGTGACAGCTTAATTGATTTCTTCCTATCTTTTGCCGGTCTCTTCAGGTTGTGTTCCTAATTAAGCACTGTAATCGTTACCGCTTAAATATTGTGTCCTCAATGAAAAATTGACTGCACCATACCAGAAATCAAAGGAACTCAAAGTTCTGTCATCAATTTGGATGTTGAGTTTGGATAATCAATCAGCAGTTCAACAAGAAGAACCTTACCTGTGCATGTGTCACGGACTGAAAGTCAGGTGCAGCTTCTGGTTTGAGCGGCTCAACACTAGAGAAtaaacaacatttcaaaattcaTAATGGTTTTTAATTCTTGTCATTCTAAAAATACttataaaaaaacattctaaaaaacattttcaaaaaatgtttACCATGTCATTGGCGTTTCTTTATTGGATTTGTCCATCAGTTCATCATGGCATTTCTTACCCCTCACATACTCGTCAGTGACATCTGAAACAAATAAGGTTAAAATTGACTGTTAACCGTCATTATACTAATGGGCAAATTTAGTTGTATTAATTCCATGGAAAAATAGTCACAGTATTTTTAGTAAGATGCATGATTATTATGACATTTTTCCCTTTACCTGGGACTGAGTTATCCGACTTGAGTGACAGCTTAATTGATCTCTTCATATCTTTTTCCAGTTTCTTCAGGATGTGTTCCTAATTCAGCATTGTAATCGTTATCACTTGCACAGATATTGTCTCCTCAATGCAAAATTAACTGCACTACACTAGAATTAACTGTTCAGATATGTGGAAGGTAAAACAGTTCATAGCTCAAAATCAGCTCTCAAAATGATGCACTTACACTTAAATCCAGGAAAAACCTTAATGAAAATGATGACCTAATAAGATTTGCCAATAGTGCATAAATGTGAATATTAGTCAGACATATTATTTCACAGGAAGTTAACTGACAAGATTAGGCCTATGTGCCAGATGGATTGAAGATCGTATAAAGATGTGCAGCACAATTTACTACTATATTTGAATCAGATTTTGCAATGCAAGACTTGCTCTGTATAAACTCGACATTTCAGCCATAATGGCCTTCAGCAGATCAGTCGGCAATTGCCGACCTCTAGGGAACTCCGCACACGCATCTGTGAACATAGGAGCGGAATCCGCCACAGCGATCACTCCAGCCCCGTAGCTGATCATTTTATTGAGAGAGGGCATTCCCTATCTAATTTTTCTAACTTTCGAACTAAACTTTGATAATTTTGAATTGAATAAATTGGTTACTGACATCCCATCCAGGGAGACCTAAACAACTTTCATCTGGCTAGAGAAACTTAGTATATACACCTTCTGGATATCCTCTTGCTCAGGGATTTAAATCTGGAAAAAGATTATTCtatgtttttctcattttgtgcTTATGTTTGGATTTCAACAGGATTTCTAGGTTTATATCTGGAAACAGATGATCCTAGTATTCCATTGTCTATTGTTTTAcagatttgagttttttttctttcttatagGCTCCTCCTTGATAGGAAGTGCAGTATAGCTCCCCTCTCTATTTACAAGGAGTCTCCTGTTCCTTTGCTTTATGTAGTTGTCCATTTTATATTGGTATCctcttatatattatattttcatattgttggCACTATCATTACtactattttttgttgttttgatcgAGGCTTAGTGTAGCTGTTGGCTCTTTTCCCCGGCTCCTCCctccttaaagggtaacttcggtatttttcaacctggaccctattttcccatctttttgtgtctaagtgactaaaggggacaacaattgttgaaattggtccagtattgagcgagatcgcttcagccggcagccgcgaaacgagctgcaatgtaatccgacggggcaaatcacaccgtcaatgtacttccactaaaagtgcttgtttttgccactgacaggctctgattgttattataagtgtctgacaacaacaatccggtctgtgtgtaacttcctgcaacaattCAACTCTTGcaagacttgagcgagacttggttacacacagaccggatcaagcgaaaggtaaagaaaaacgtttcatttctctgtagggtcctttccataatgttgtcagacacttataataacaatctgagcctgtcagtggcaaaaacaagcacttttagtggaagtacattgacggtgtgatttgccccatcggattacattgcagcccgtttcgcggctgccggctgaagcgatctcgctcaatactggaccaatttcaaaaattgttgtcccctttagtcacttagacacaaaaagatgggaaaatagggtccaggttgaaaaataccgaagttaccctttaagaggATTCCTGTTGTCCCATGTGGTTCCCTGCCTCAGCTCACCTTTATGCCCTTTCCTCTTATTGGGTGAGATTCACCTTGATTGGGTTTTGACTACCTGTACTCAACCTGATTGTCTGTCACCTGTGTAAACTTAATACTATAAagtattaaatatatatatactctgATCTGGTGAAGGCCATCATGGCAGACACATTTTTTGTGCAatagtttattttttctacTAAGCAAGTGTTGCGCCTGTAACTTTTTTTGTACCCTTTACTGACATTCTTTATAGGCAGCACATTGACTCATCAACTTAGTTTACTTCAGATTTTGtaatacaaaatgtgacaaaccATCAGCCTCTTCATCTGATCCAGCATATCATCCTTTGCCTTGCTGAACATGATGTTCTTTGAAACCTTCAGGTGCGTCTCAATCGTGTTCCTCATGTTTTTCAGCGTGTCCTTTCCTCGATAGTTTGCTGCTTCTATAGTACAACAGAAAAAGTGTTGTCACACTTTATTTTCCTGCTGTGCTGCAAAGCTATCAAGATGAATGGAAATATATATCGCTATGTTGCATCTGCCACAGTTTTGTTTCTTACCTTCATAGCATGGTCGCATGGAATCCTTGATTGAGTTTGGCAGACTACTgtagatttttttcttattctcacGGATGTAATTATTCAGTTTTGTCTTCAATTTTGCTTCCTTTTAGAGAGAAATAATTAAGTATAAGTAAAGTGATTCAAAGCAAGGTACAAAATAAAGATACCTTACTAATGAAAAAATGCTCTCGAGTACCATTTCTGTAGAAGAATCTCTCTGTATTCATGTTGGTCTATTTGTAGTTcactaaaataacaaaatcttaTATATCTCTTTGTAGAAACCAGTTTCCCCAATAACAGTCTCAAACTGATCACAGGAAACTTCTCCCAGAACGGGGATACTGGGGCCCATTCCTGGAGCCAGGTGTCAAAGATCCGGCTCCGATGGGAGCATCGGATCAGGTAATGAGGCCCCCTTCGGCAGGACCAGAGTGGGTAATGTATGACATGGATGAACACCAGGATAGAGTGGCAGAGCAGTCAGGGCTTTATGAAACTAGCTAACCAGATGCAGGGAGAAACGGAAGTTATGGCTATAACTGGCGTGGGTCACACAGGCCAAGTAGAGGGAAATGGAGGAGAGGTCGTGGATGGAATAAGAGAtgctgttcagtcagaaatgCTCCTAGGGCTGTATTCATCAGAGGAAGAAACACTGTCCACCCAAATAGGACCCAGTTCATGAGAAAGGGCTTTGCAGGTCTGGTTAGGGGTAGAAACATTGCCTATCTGAGCTCATTCACGGAAACTGAAGCCAGGCCAGAAAAGGCTGGGGAGGATTTTAGGAGTAAGACAGGATGGGGGAGCAGGTCAGGGAGTAAGAGACAGGACAGCAGTGAGCAGAGCTCATAATATAAATTGTTATACTAATTTAATAATGAAATTATAATAACTAGGAGACAATTTTAGGGAATATTTAGGACAGATAAAAAACAGCAGCACTAAATTGTGTGGGGATTCATGACAACTGCTTCGTAGAACACGGCCTTAAAGACTGTTGGCTGAAGACTATCTAAAGAAAAGACTCTACTCATCTAAAAGCTGAAAGGACTGAGAGaatatatttagatatttagATTAGACTTCATCAAGAATAAACTTCAACAAAACTTTATGCAGCCATTCTCTCCGCAGACATTGTCATTGAACATCAGGACAACATCCTCCCAGACTACTCATTGAGGTGAGGGACCCATCGGGGGGCCAAGGAGCTGACCAGTGGGGCTAAAGAGTTGTCTCTCTAATACCATAGGAGGTATTTCCTGCTCAGGCCGCCCTTTAATACCATTGGACGTAGTCTCTGCTGAGGTTGCTTCATTGGAGATCAAACTGCCTCACTTTGAGTATGGCTGATAGAGAGGTTGGGGAAGATTAGCTACCTTTACCATTCTCTCTCTAAAGTGTTTTATTAGGGGTCCgagcacgtagtgctggaaccctattgtatttgctggaattcttcctttctttttctccactaaAAGAGTCTGCAACTCAGAAGCCGcaagtcctacagcaaccatatttggcaggtgggctcctatgcccccccactactcaggcaaggcagcccatgcacattggccagatggtggcgttgtaacaagcaactttacattttggccgATAACCTCTGAACCGTGTGTCGTAGACTGAAAATTCTTGTGTCCAGAGATTCTGTGTAAGATGCTgagtccaacccatatatcattttcaatgtccaccatattgTATTGTCTGCCATTTCGAATtctttaagaaacactttttttgcaACTCCTAGGCCTTTCATCCGATTCACACGAAACTTGGTGTCAAAGTTGAAAAGATTATTCATAGGCCAATAGGCCAATTGGTTTGGCTTTTCTCAACCAATAAACTATTAATATAACATGCCCTAACTctaaattggccataactcattgaccattcatctaatcaagaCAACATTTGAAATGCATGTTGATGAGTGTTGCTTGAGCATGcccacaaaagcattttgagctctACCACTAGTGGGTGCTACAATtgcaaaaagtttatatctcaaatgcaaaaagtttgtCGTAATTTACATTTCATAATTGGTGCTGTCTTTTTGACCTCAAAGGACTGCGATCTCCAATGTGTACTGGAGTGTTTTGTGGGTGGTTTGAATGAGGGTCAGCCCCTCCCAATCGGAGACCACGGTTTTCTCCCAGAAAAAGATGGCCTGTCCCCTTCAGGTGGGTAGTGAGCATCGGCCAACCACGGATGAAGTCAGGGGTCTTGGTGTCTTTTTCACAAGTGAGGGTAGAAGGAAATGTGTGACTGCCCATCGGATAGGTGCACGGCTGCAGTAATGTGGGCGTTGTAGTAAAATGTAGTAAAATTGAGAGCCAGGTGGAGCCCAGGTGGAAGCTGCTGGGGAAAAAGGATGTCTGCTCTGTTTTCCCTGCTGCCACCATGACCCTGACCTAGACAAGCAGCATGATAACGGCTGCATGGATAGACATCAGACACTAAATAAAGTAAACATATTCTTTACATTGTACCTCTGTCTTGAGAAATGTCAGCTGCAAGGAGACGTCTTTGTTCCTGTCAACCAGGTTCTCTGTGCCAAGTGTAAACGTATTGATGGCTCCTTTGAATGGTCCACATCTTTCTTTATTCCTGAAACATGTTATTCTTATGTAGTTAAAGAGTTGCTTTATACAGCTGACAGGTTCTTCTAATagtgtaatgtactgtatatactgtatgtagggtAATGTCAATTCTGGCCATTCCCCATTGCTTTAAAGTGCTTGAAGAAATGGTTTTACGTCTATATTAAGTAGTTTCTTACGGGAAGGTCTGCTTGAACTCCTCATCAATGTGATCTCTCATGCATGAAGCTAACGTCACATTTATGTCGATTTCAGGTTTAGTTTTTGGTTTGTAAATGCCGTCATTCTCAACTAAAGACTTCAACGTCCTATGAAAACCTCgatcttttccctttttctgaAACAAATAGGAAAAAGCACAGATATAGTTTAAGGGCAgttaacattttcatatgaggCACAAAATTTGACCTGTTGATGGAGTTATTATTGAAATACTTACAGGGACTAAGATGAACTTCATCTTTTTTGCATACGATTCTTGTGATTTTTTAACTCCCTCACCGAGGCAGTTTTCAAAAGCTCTATAAGCCTTTTCCATGGATTGTCTGACTTTATCAAGCTCATCCTTTAGTCTTTGTTGCAGGAGTGGTTTGTGGCAATCCTGAAATCAAACACaatacattcaaaataaaatattcacaGCACCAAAACTATATATACCACTATGCCACcacaaattaataaatgaagGGTTCACTTTCAAAACAATATATATTGTGCAATGAATAGCATGTGGCCAACACAGTATATACAC encodes:
- the LOC139923935 gene encoding uncharacterized protein LOC139923935; protein product: METFDFVRDKLSEWGLSKWIHRFEDEGIDKESFLSLEESEITALIPKTGPAGKFRNKVKKFLQKEQRAAGHDRDDPAQEEQGAAANSAQIGPSTSNFSPPPVAVKGKRKSESSKQEATLSKRHRGSVSGTSSEEKILAEMKDIMKRVHDKMNNQVNTKVNAFLKEELDDLESDKKQLVGVIGKTGDGKSSLINAIIGEEDLLPSGSGSACTSVMIKVEANMSDSKYMAEIEFITKEEWKDELSSLSKKYFPGDNVNEENEDGDDDDDDDGGDDDDDEKLSALYGKDFKKSWTQLMDNKHFSEIPEFLKSRKKILTDESALKLSEKLAKYTRSDEEETGRQYWPLVKCVTIKVPNVTDLLEHVTLVDLPGSGDCNKSRDEMWKEIVGSCSTVWIVTDINRAASKKEPWEILDNTISLMGNGGECRSISFICTKSDAIKDSRVIPTEEGRACILKRNKQTKERVTEKFNKQNNIKKHFSGHSDDFFQVLTVSSSEFQKEVFLQKDETEIPKLQECLRNFNDRQSKISNYVSGAYGILSLIHGANSSKMDCHKPLLQQRLKDELDKVRQSMEKAYRAFENCLGEGVKKSQESYAKKMKFILVPKKGKDRGFHRTLKSLVENDGIYKPKTKPEIDINVTLASCMRDHIDEEFKQTFPNKERCGPFKGAINTFTLGTENLVDRNKDVSLQLTFLKTEEAKLKTKLNNYIRENKKKIYSSLPNSIKDSMRPCYEEAANYRGKDTLKNMRNTIETHLKVSKNIMFSKAKDDMLDQMKRLMEHILKKLEKDMKRSIKLSLKSDNSVPDVTDEYVRGKKCHDELMDKSNKETPMTCVEPLKPEAAPDFQSVTHAQEHNLKRPAKDRKKSIKLSRMKTDDNSVPDVTEQYRRGKKCHDKLMGSHKKKPPMACVEPLKPEAASDFQSVTHAQEHIPKRPEQDMKKSSELSLKTDDNSVPDVTEQYQRGKKCHDKLMGNPNKETPLTWVEPLKPEAASDFQSVTHAQSHVSSVTILNPRILHETDDHKPSYRLDCPGPGLFQCASTGLVFEMEKKGEVFYRTVDWDNLLRTLTPAGPLFSIQCPCVRQLHLPHCEILSDDPELSVARVIDGKPEEVKPNRMTTTHVIVDVTTLSLYGLFRKGFSRHPVQGQVLLFHQKAANRPQRCTLNVLLLPRNVPICEVKSHQRGFHFIQSSSGTLSPRGRYGLGCDLVARAEIQPKSGMFDCDYSPNYQPTFQVFLDSGAETVRLILMDRGNNDQRVWESLVPLAAASGSEEPQIAPTLGTPAEFVQRHRNVLIKRVSEVMPIADDLLVEEVITDETYARIYNAPTSQTQMRELLTVVWAAGSAAMSAFYKALKQNQPGLIKDLVPAPRSHR